The sequence CTATCATACAGAAATCCACAGTTTTACAGACCAGTTTCTTTGGGGTTTTCTTTTGGCCTGTCTCTGAAAATCCAACACAAGCTAATCAacacttgattaaaaaaaaacaaaaaaaaaacaggtgaaataaaacaatatattaacTTAAATTCAGatcatttagatattttttttacaatttcaaaTTTACCCTCTAAGATAATCACTCAGCTATAGTGAGCTGGTTTGAACCGTGCTGTGAGTCCGAGTCGTTCATCTTGGACATCCTGAAGTCACAAAATCACAATAAACTCAAGTGTTTCTCTTGAGTCTGGTCTTTTATTTCATGGCAATGCCTCTGTGAGGACACTGGAGGTCAGGTTTAAGACACTGGAACCAGGAGCCTCCACTTCGAAATGGCACAGAGAATCAGAAACCTCTAGAGGCCTCCCAGTACTGTTTGGACACTGTGTGGTAGTGGTTTAACAACATGGAAAATCACAGTGGTAAGAAATAGGTTCGTGGAGAGGAAATGCACCCTGCACAACCACTGGATTCATTTTATATAGATGTAGTTGTTTGCCTGGTGACAACCCCAAATTCCATTCATTGAAATGTGTAAGGATCATCATGTATGAAGACACACACGATGCAACATACAAAGTACAAATTCAGTTCAGCTTTAGACATTTGATAAGCTTGAGTTGATTAAACCCTGACAGTCACACGGAGGTCCTTTGCGCGCACACCAGGTCCTCCCTGCGCACCACGCTCCACATCCTGAGCAGCTCCGCCGCGCTCAGCTTGTGCACCACTATGAGGTTTTTGTAAAAGCAAGGCTCGCTGTTCATGGGGCTCACCCTGCGCCGGGTGATGCCGAAGGTCCTGAAGCCCGGGTGCATCTGCGGCGCCAAGCGGAGCTTCTGCAGGCACATGCCCAAAAACACGTCGTCGATGGGGTACAACTCCTGGGCCTCCGAGACCACGAAGAGCCTCCTGGCCAgcgaggaggacatgaggaacCCCCCGCCGCCCACATAAGGCGGGTACGGCTTATCGTACAGCTCTTTGGGGATGTAGTACTTGCTCTGCCTGTTCCGGATGGGGATCGCCTTGGAGATGGTGTCCCCGACGAACAGGTCGGCGTCTTTGCGCTCCTCCACCCTGAAGCCGATCAGCTCCAGCAGGTTGTGCGTGTTCACAAAGACGTCGTCGTCCCCCTTGAATATGAACTGGACGCCGGAGCAGTAGATGCCGAACCATTTGAGGAAGTTGACCTCCTTCAGGGTCAGGTTGAAGAAGGTGTCCATGAAATCCCACTGCAGGATGTCCCCGTAGATCCGGTCCTCGTACTCGATCAGTTTCTGGAGGTTCTTGGTGTCCTTGCCGGTCGTCGGACTCCCCAAAAGAAATAAAGTTTTGATTTTCTTCCCGTCGATGGTTTGCTCCTTGCCCCAGGTTTTACGCACGGCCTCCCGCCGGTCGTGCTGCTCGATAACGGACTTTACCACCATGAGGAGGTGCACGTCTCCGTCCGCGCATTTCTCCGGGTGGTTGATGAGCATGGGGAAGTACCTGCAGTGCCTGTGCAGCACAAACTGGTGGAATCTCGGGTCCAGGCGCCGGAACCAGTCCTGGTTCTTCACGGACGCGTCCTCGCTGCAGTTGAGAACCTGTGCGTCCCAGGACGCAGGAGTCCCGTTCAAAACCCGCTGCGCGTCCAGCTCCTTGTGGAGCACCGGGGCTTCCGAGCTCCCAACTGCACTTTTCACGTCTCCCTTCTTGAATGAGAAGCAACCGGAGCCGCACCAGTCTGCGTCCCTTGCGTGTTTAACCCCCAGTCCGTCCTTCTCCGCCAGCTTCAGCTTGTGGATCATCAGAAAAGAGGCAAAGACCagagagaggctcagcagcggctTCAGCAGACCGAGTCGCTTCCTCCGGAAGAGGTGATCCATGGCTGTCAGCGCTGCGCCCCGCAGAGACCTTCACAAGCGGGACCCTTCATAGTGTTTCACAGCAGCGCGTCCGAGGGGAGTCCACCACCGCCGCTGCCCCTTCTCAGGTGGACACCGCAAGATGCGTCCTCCGCTACGTGAGAGCGCTGACACTGGAGTGGCCCCGGGGCCCCTGCTGCCCATGTCCCCGCGCTGCGGAGTTACACATCGCCTGTCCTCCTGGTGCGTGGCCCCCGGCAGGTTCTCTATGAGTGACTGAAGTGAGCTGCAGGACAGACCCACGTCTTTCTCACCCACAACTTCCACAACTCCCCTTCTGCCACATTTCTCCTCCCCCCATCATCCTCACACTCATCTGCATGTGACaaacacctctctctctttctttctttctttctttctttctttctttctttctttctttctttctttcgatacaaaactatatacaaatttgatttcttctttctttcctccttttttcttttttaaaaaacGATATAAAAACGATGTAAGTCTTGCGTTTTCTTATAAtctatataaaaataaagattaattATTTCTctaacaaacaatataaaaatttacgatttctttctttctttctttcttaaaaaATAGTATCAGCCAATAGGCCTAAGACAATGTAACATATATGATAATAATCATAGTAAATCGGGCCACAAATAGAACTTAATACAAATCAAAGAATGATACAATTAAATAATTCACATTTATTAGAAATGTGTGATAGGCTACTATGGACAAATCCAA comes from Pleuronectes platessa chromosome 6, fPlePla1.1, whole genome shotgun sequence and encodes:
- the b3gnt7l gene encoding UDP-GlcNAc:betaGal beta-1,3-N-acetylglucosaminyltransferase 7, like, producing MDHLFRRKRLGLLKPLLSLSLVFASFLMIHKLKLAEKDGLGVKHARDADWCGSGCFSFKKGDVKSAVGSSEAPVLHKELDAQRVLNGTPASWDAQVLNCSEDASVKNQDWFRRLDPRFHQFVLHRHCRYFPMLINHPEKCADGDVHLLMVVKSVIEQHDRREAVRKTWGKEQTIDGKKIKTLFLLGSPTTGKDTKNLQKLIEYEDRIYGDILQWDFMDTFFNLTLKEVNFLKWFGIYCSGVQFIFKGDDDVFVNTHNLLELIGFRVEERKDADLFVGDTISKAIPIRNRQSKYYIPKELYDKPYPPYVGGGGFLMSSSLARRLFVVSEAQELYPIDDVFLGMCLQKLRLAPQMHPGFRTFGITRRRVSPMNSEPCFYKNLIVVHKLSAAELLRMWSVVRREDLVCAQRTSV